A genomic region of Devosia ginsengisoli contains the following coding sequences:
- a CDS encoding response regulator codes for MPDPLTIAFADDHPMLLRGIMSLFEDDPAYRVVGKAECANTALDLVKLNAPDVMVMDLSMPGDIFRTISGISDQFPNTSIVIFTAYSSIDAALKALEAGAVGFVLKDSDCEELFDAVAAVSRGDIYITKQYAVQVMNGLRDRSRRVSPVAAVRLSPREKQIVGLLVQARTNREIAQELDISERTVKSYMSALMSKLKARNRVEVAMAARQVEERARAEGSALDTFDNGVGERQLRGKRL; via the coding sequence ATGCCCGATCCACTGACAATTGCCTTTGCTGACGATCATCCCATGCTGCTCAGGGGGATCATGAGCCTGTTCGAGGATGATCCTGCCTATCGTGTCGTCGGCAAGGCGGAATGCGCCAATACTGCGCTTGACCTGGTTAAACTCAACGCCCCCGATGTCATGGTCATGGATCTGAGCATGCCCGGCGACATCTTCAGGACGATTTCTGGTATTTCCGATCAGTTTCCAAATACTAGCATCGTCATATTTACAGCATATTCCAGTATTGATGCCGCTCTGAAAGCGCTCGAGGCGGGAGCCGTAGGATTTGTGCTGAAGGATAGCGACTGCGAAGAGCTATTTGACGCGGTAGCGGCCGTAAGCCGAGGCGACATATATATCACCAAGCAATATGCGGTTCAGGTTATGAACGGCCTGCGTGACCGTAGCAGACGCGTCAGCCCAGTTGCAGCCGTCCGACTAAGCCCTCGAGAAAAACAGATCGTCGGACTTCTGGTCCAGGCGCGAACCAACCGTGAAATTGCGCAGGAGCTGGATATCAGCGAACGCACCGTCAAAAGCTACATGAGCGCGCTCATGAGCAAACTGAAGGCACGAAACCGTGTTGAGGTCGCCATGGCAGCCCGGCAGGTGGAGGAGCGTGCGCGCGCAGAGGGGTCGGCGCTGGATACTTTCGACAATGGCGTTGGTGAACGGCAGCTACGAGGGAAACGGTTATAG
- a CDS encoding substrate-binding domain-containing protein codes for MLTSNSDWFDFRDSRAGFEARLWEQGQGYTGRVIEGAFDEADAYRMVCQLMAEGTSATAILAATDRQALGTLAALTDLEVAMPERMAVIGFDNLPTSEFLRPSLTSVDMPADRWVPWPFV; via the coding sequence ATGCTCACCAGCAACAGTGACTGGTTCGATTTCCGCGACAGTCGTGCCGGCTTTGAGGCGCGACTGTGGGAGCAAGGCCAGGGTTATACGGGCCGGGTGATCGAAGGTGCGTTCGATGAAGCAGATGCTTACCGAATGGTCTGTCAACTAATGGCCGAGGGCACTTCGGCCACTGCCATACTGGCGGCAACTGACCGCCAGGCTCTGGGCACCTTAGCCGCCTTGACCGATCTGGAGGTGGCGATGCCAGAACGAATGGCCGTCATCGGCTTTGACAACCTTCCAACGAGCGAATTCTTGCGACCTTCACTGACCTCGGTGGATATGCCCGCCGACAGATGGGTGCCATGGCCATTCGTATGA
- a CDS encoding NAD kinase produces the protein MQQIHFVANDTIDANQAASQLRIRYGDHPIETADIVVALGGDGLMLQTLHRVMHTGIPVYGMNFGSVGFMMNPFSEDALAERLASVQRTRIYPLSMQVIDVSGNSRQALALNEVSLFRSTYQAAKIQIIVDGETRLDELICDGVLLATPAGSTAYNLSAHGPILPIEAPLLALTPISPFRPRRWRGAILSNRAEVRFVTREANKRPISAVADNVEFHNVLEVTVREDRRHAVTLLFDPGTSLEERVLSEQFRF, from the coding sequence ATGCAGCAGATACACTTCGTAGCCAACGATACAATTGATGCCAATCAGGCGGCATCTCAACTCCGCATTCGCTATGGCGATCATCCCATCGAAACCGCCGATATAGTGGTGGCGCTGGGCGGCGATGGCCTCATGCTGCAGACGTTGCACCGCGTCATGCATACCGGCATCCCTGTCTATGGCATGAATTTCGGCTCGGTCGGGTTCATGATGAACCCCTTCTCCGAAGACGCGCTCGCCGAGCGCCTGGCCTCAGTCCAGCGTACCCGCATCTATCCCCTTTCCATGCAGGTGATCGACGTATCGGGCAACAGCCGGCAGGCCCTGGCCCTCAACGAGGTCTCCCTGTTCCGCTCCACCTATCAGGCGGCCAAAATCCAGATCATCGTCGATGGCGAGACCCGGCTCGACGAATTGATCTGCGACGGCGTCCTGCTCGCCACGCCCGCCGGCTCTACCGCCTATAACCTGTCCGCGCATGGCCCCATCCTGCCCATCGAGGCGCCGCTGCTGGCCCTGACGCCGATTTCGCCCTTCCGACCTAGGCGCTGGCGCGGCGCCATCCTTTCCAATAGGGCCGAGGTCAGGTTCGTTACCCGCGAGGCCAACAAGCGCCCGATCAGCGCCGTGGCCGACAATGTGGAATTTCATAACGTACTCGAGGTCACGGTGCGCGAAGACCGCAGGCACGCAGTCACCCTGCTCTTCGATCCCGGCACCAGCCTCGAAGAGCGCGTCCTTAGTGAACAGTTCAGATTCTAG
- a CDS encoding tyrosine-type recombinase/integrase: MKPKKSWKHSFHKQMATKAVGFFQHALRLKGRWQNADKDDPWNRGLDDNPKLRRESFDIVRTVADLIQLYTASGSFRGLSAASKKSYQLYLDSILTKFGASPLKMFDERGARTLIRQWRDNELASRPRTADATIAILRLILNFAVDEEYLYRNPAAGLGCIHTITRRDIIWTDGQIAAFLSKAPRHLSRVLLLAIWTGQRQADLINLKWEAYDGRYIMLQPRKSYRGKPARRVKVLVAEELRKILKEINLEQIARANDPNPKKRRPQPDYILTNSRGIPWVLEGFKGAWRKAVAHAGLSGVTFHDLRGTFITLSHRAGASIMEIAEATGHDEKECERIIRKHYLAAGGEPVVMKLEAAKRFAPKNWLRANAEKFDAKERHTAPRHPRMSTRFEQISAARQARLDG, from the coding sequence ATGAAGCCCAAAAAGTCATGGAAGCACTCATTCCACAAGCAGATGGCGACGAAAGCAGTCGGATTCTTTCAGCATGCCCTTCGGCTCAAAGGGCGCTGGCAAAATGCCGATAAGGATGACCCTTGGAATCGGGGTCTCGACGATAACCCGAAATTGCGTCGCGAGAGCTTTGACATTGTGCGGACCGTCGCGGACCTCATCCAACTATATACGGCATCGGGGTCTTTCAGGGGGCTCTCGGCCGCATCCAAAAAATCATACCAGTTGTATCTCGACAGCATTTTGACGAAGTTCGGCGCCTCGCCGCTCAAGATGTTTGACGAGCGCGGCGCTCGAACACTAATTCGACAATGGCGGGACAATGAACTTGCATCGCGCCCTAGGACGGCTGATGCCACGATCGCGATACTGCGCTTGATCCTTAACTTCGCCGTTGACGAGGAGTACTTGTATCGGAACCCAGCGGCAGGTTTAGGCTGCATTCACACAATAACCCGACGTGACATCATCTGGACTGATGGACAGATTGCAGCCTTCCTAAGCAAGGCACCGCGGCACCTCTCCCGCGTCCTGCTGTTGGCGATATGGACCGGGCAGAGGCAGGCTGACCTAATCAATCTGAAATGGGAGGCTTATGATGGCAGATACATTATGCTCCAGCCCAGAAAGTCCTACCGAGGAAAACCAGCTCGTCGGGTGAAGGTGCTGGTCGCAGAGGAACTTCGGAAAATTCTGAAGGAAATAAACCTTGAGCAGATTGCTCGAGCCAATGATCCAAATCCAAAGAAACGGCGACCCCAGCCTGACTACATCCTAACCAACTCCAGAGGTATCCCTTGGGTGCTGGAGGGGTTCAAGGGAGCGTGGCGCAAAGCGGTCGCTCACGCCGGGCTGTCCGGTGTAACCTTTCACGATCTGCGTGGCACATTCATCACGCTGTCGCATCGCGCTGGCGCGTCAATCATGGAAATCGCCGAGGCGACTGGCCACGATGAAAAGGAATGTGAACGTATCATTCGCAAGCATTACCTGGCAGCAGGCGGCGAGCCAGTGGTAATGAAACTAGAGGCCGCCAAGAGATTTGCACCGAAGAACTGGCTAAGGGCGAACGCCGAAAAATTTGACGCCAAGGAGCGGCATACTGCGCCAAGGCATCCAAGAATGTCGACTAGGTTCGAGCAAATCAGTGCAGCGAGGCAGGCTCGCCTTGATGGTTAA
- a CDS encoding type I secretion system permease/ATPase, translating to MKSIWSSLRVSQNVMGAFGLVMVFSIFVNLLILTSPIYMMQVYDRVLTTSRVETLIFLSLIAFAALAVLGLLDGVRSYLLTRLGRFLDLSLRDPVLTQAIAQSRRDGQNHRRLIDDLGTARNYLGSAAVLPFFDAPWVPFFILIMALLHPWLGVLALIAAIVLFGMALANDHFCKTPLRIATSQQIMASEFAGAALQNSEVIHAMGMQGAVAERYRQQVEQMGQTGQNAADMGATITAASKALRIAVQSAALGLGAYLVIRAELTPGGMIAGSIILGRALAPIEQSIGSWKQFVGARDAYKNIKGFLSSRPAEAERIAMPALKGRVSVENLSFSMPRAERPSLRRATFQLEPGTALALVGASASGKSTLCRLLVGAWQPTTGSVRIDGADIMTLNPTDIGATIGYMPQTVELFSGTVKSNIARLGAASDEAVIAAAKAAGCHEMILRLQDGYETELGPRGMFLSGGQRQRIGLARALFGDPQLIVLDEPNSNLDQDGELALVHAMRERKALGATIIVVSHRTSLLDPIDKIGVLRDGVLDQFGDRDEVLRDMAGQRAISRPTLVPSADEPKPSTGAKTA from the coding sequence ATGAAAAGCATCTGGTCATCGCTTCGTGTTTCGCAGAACGTCATGGGCGCCTTCGGCTTGGTGATGGTGTTCAGCATCTTCGTCAACCTGCTGATCCTGACCTCGCCCATCTACATGATGCAGGTCTATGATCGCGTGCTGACCACGAGCCGCGTCGAAACCCTGATCTTTCTCAGCCTCATCGCCTTCGCCGCCCTGGCCGTGCTCGGCCTGCTGGATGGCGTGCGCAGCTATCTGCTGACCCGTCTCGGCCGCTTCCTCGATCTGTCGCTGCGCGATCCGGTGCTGACCCAGGCCATTGCCCAGTCGCGCCGCGACGGCCAGAACCATCGTCGCCTGATCGACGACCTCGGCACCGCCCGCAATTATCTCGGCAGCGCTGCGGTCCTGCCCTTCTTCGATGCGCCCTGGGTGCCCTTCTTCATCCTGATCATGGCCCTGCTGCATCCCTGGCTGGGCGTGCTGGCGCTGATTGCAGCCATCGTGCTGTTCGGCATGGCTTTGGCCAACGATCATTTCTGCAAGACCCCGCTGCGCATCGCCACCAGCCAGCAGATCATGGCCAGCGAATTTGCCGGTGCCGCCCTGCAGAATTCCGAAGTCATCCATGCCATGGGCATGCAGGGCGCCGTGGCCGAGCGCTACCGCCAGCAGGTCGAGCAAATGGGCCAGACTGGCCAGAATGCCGCCGATATGGGCGCCACCATCACCGCCGCATCAAAGGCGCTGCGCATCGCCGTGCAGAGCGCGGCCCTGGGCCTGGGCGCCTATCTCGTGATCCGCGCCGAACTGACCCCCGGCGGCATGATCGCCGGCTCGATCATCCTGGGCCGAGCGCTCGCCCCGATCGAGCAGTCCATCGGCTCGTGGAAGCAGTTTGTCGGCGCCCGCGACGCCTACAAGAACATCAAGGGTTTCCTTAGCTCGCGTCCTGCCGAAGCCGAGCGCATCGCAATGCCCGCCCTTAAGGGCCGCGTGAGCGTCGAGAACCTGTCCTTCTCCATGCCGCGCGCCGAGCGCCCCAGCCTGCGCCGCGCCACCTTCCAGCTCGAGCCGGGCACCGCCTTGGCACTGGTGGGCGCATCGGCCTCCGGCAAGAGCACATTGTGCCGCCTGCTGGTCGGCGCCTGGCAGCCCACCACCGGCAGCGTCCGCATCGACGGCGCCGATATCATGACGCTCAATCCCACCGATATCGGCGCCACGATCGGCTATATGCCGCAGACGGTCGAGCTGTTCTCCGGCACGGTCAAGAGCAACATCGCCCGGCTCGGCGCTGCCAGCGACGAGGCCGTTATCGCGGCGGCCAAGGCGGCCGGCTGCCACGAAATGATCCTGCGCCTGCAGGATGGCTACGAGACCGAGCTGGGGCCGCGCGGCATGTTCCTCAGCGGCGGTCAGCGCCAGCGCATCGGCCTGGCCCGCGCCCTGTTCGGCGATCCGCAGCTCATCGTGCTCGATGAACCCAATTCCAACCTCGACCAGGATGGTGAACTGGCCCTGGTTCACGCCATGCGCGAGCGCAAGGCGCTGGGCGCCACCATCATCGTGGTGAGCCACCGCACCTCCCTGCTCGACCCGATCGACAAGATCGGCGTGCTGCGTGATGGCGTGCTCGACCAGTTCGGCGATCGCGACGAAGTCCTGCGCGACATGGCCGGCCAGCGCGCCATCTCGCGGCCGACCCTGGTCCCATCAGCCGACGAGCCCAAGCCTTCCACCGGAGCCAAAACGGCATGA
- a CDS encoding HlyD family type I secretion periplasmic adaptor subunit — protein sequence MNAIAPGTLLRPAPPEAPAIPTIGKLSRGPVLFGTAVVVLFFGVFGTWAALAPLSSGAIAHGVVSPDSERRVIQHLEGGIIRQVHVREGQQVQAGDPLVTLESTRAEATFSSRRQQWLRLIAMRARVQAQQADLEAIEFPPEVLESTSPDVVAFVTNQQQTFEIRRTALEQQRSIFERQIEQLGSEVAAIEAENVGLNTQITLIDQEEADKNSLLERQLISRSEVLALQREQARLRSAIASNTARIAQAGQSIEEIRLALLQAGENYRNEVADEATQVNNEIAQIDEDMVATGDVLRRTEILSPVDGFVLNLRSQTTGGVIRGGDPIMDIVPLGDDLIVVARLNPQDIDAVTVGLRAHLTLVPFANRNTLPLNGEVIQIAADATVEERSGTSYYEMRVRVPSEELVLHEGMYLSPGMPADVTVVTGERTLLQYLVQPFIRSLGSAFVYD from the coding sequence ATGAACGCGATCGCTCCCGGCACCCTGCTCCGCCCTGCCCCGCCAGAGGCGCCCGCCATCCCCACCATCGGCAAGCTGTCGCGCGGTCCGGTGCTTTTCGGCACTGCCGTCGTGGTCCTGTTCTTCGGTGTATTCGGCACCTGGGCTGCCCTGGCCCCGCTCAGCAGCGGCGCTATTGCCCATGGCGTGGTCAGCCCGGATTCCGAGCGCCGCGTCATCCAGCATCTCGAAGGCGGCATTATCCGCCAGGTGCATGTGCGCGAAGGCCAGCAGGTGCAGGCCGGCGATCCGCTGGTGACCCTCGAATCCACCCGCGCCGAAGCCACCTTCTCCTCGCGCCGCCAGCAATGGCTTCGCCTCATCGCCATGCGCGCCCGCGTCCAGGCACAGCAGGCCGATCTCGAAGCGATCGAATTCCCGCCCGAAGTGCTGGAATCGACCAGCCCGGACGTGGTGGCTTTCGTCACCAACCAGCAGCAGACCTTCGAAATCCGCCGTACCGCCCTCGAACAGCAACGCTCCATCTTCGAGCGCCAGATCGAGCAGCTCGGCAGCGAAGTCGCCGCCATCGAGGCCGAGAATGTCGGCCTCAACACCCAGATAACCCTGATCGACCAGGAAGAAGCCGATAAGAACAGCCTGCTCGAACGCCAGTTGATCTCGCGCTCCGAAGTACTTGCCTTGCAACGCGAACAGGCCCGCCTGCGCAGCGCCATCGCTTCCAATACGGCACGGATCGCCCAGGCCGGCCAGAGCATCGAGGAAATCCGCCTCGCCTTGCTGCAGGCCGGCGAGAACTATCGCAACGAAGTGGCCGACGAGGCCACCCAGGTCAATAACGAGATCGCCCAGATCGACGAGGACATGGTGGCCACCGGCGACGTGCTGCGCCGCACCGAGATACTGAGCCCTGTCGACGGCTTCGTGCTCAACCTGCGCAGCCAGACCACCGGCGGCGTCATTCGCGGTGGCGATCCGATCATGGATATCGTGCCGCTCGGCGACGACCTGATCGTCGTGGCCCGGCTCAACCCGCAGGATATCGATGCCGTTACCGTCGGCCTGCGCGCCCACCTGACGCTGGTGCCCTTTGCCAACCGCAACACCCTGCCGCTCAATGGCGAGGTCATCCAGATCGCGGCCGATGCCACCGTGGAAGAACGCAGCGGCACCTCCTATTACGAGATGCGCGTACGCGTCCCCTCCGAAGAGCTGGTGCTGCATGAAGGCATGTATCTCAGCCCCGGCATGCCCGCCGACGTGACCGTGGTCACCGGCGAGCGCACCCTGCTGCAATACCTGGTGCAGCCCTTTATCCGCTCGCTTGGCAGCGCTTTCGTCTACGATTGA
- a CDS encoding VCBS domain-containing protein — MAEIHVGASQAYATIQAAIIAAGPGDTIIVHQGTYAENIVINKSLTLVAIDGPALTSIVGSDTGGNTVRIANGTSDVVIGGPGQGFTIVGTPAANDGLETAAVYLTGDVDNVEIRNNTVIANGEAAIISEWQFGVTNITVDGNTIGGNTYGGAAPLPVGDTVSSTNPGGFDTSPNQWNSENVARQLVTLGQGYTGGTNANNAGDNIVFTNNIITGSSGVGGVGTGLINIEADNSTVSGNIFDSASSTGSFELRVRGEDSDVTNNQMQGQKTVLVTTKADDVSGNTSSGDPVGVVYFGTEGDDTFIGGEGNDRFEGMSGSDTVDYSATTGGVIVTANTAFGLLDNIGTDELSSIENVIGGSGNDTFVGENGVSNTFVGGAGNDLFNAGTGAGVDRFIYETALADDGIATKGTNRLSVDGGAEGVDDLRNVDEIEFADGKVITVVNNNAAVYTQADSLNVADTDGTDAGTVINGSGLLINDINIDESISTGDQKAVVEQTIDGTYGTLQLFADGTYTYTLKASVDGLSADASETFNYNVTDGTNVTPSSLTINITSANDAPVITNGPVTGGVFEAGDADTFANAALGVGADANYVPTAANATAINTALFGLIGDQNTAGNPVKPVVDAIEADLLARGGTRADAILAVWDYLDNFYTANLPGNYDHVGHNTATIRLGLEYILYLKDGNAPLTGVIVKYTENGSGDVTREQSLHDNLLGNINAAGLADRFSGDHFDPTGVTPPTGIYADIFAVMGADTAALLARPWISGNIPGNAQDIADAALADINLGLVPVSAGQLTATDADHDDLNWSILADPLDPDSDTGHLDGQYGTLHVDADGKWRYVLDNARLATQSLGEGDHGDPEVFTVQVDDGNGGTATTTITINVTGSNDAPVIDAAVDGAVFSAVEDTAIVDTDPASVANILANAISDIDGDAVTVTLTLTYGPWSGGDTPDPETITIAPGDAFSLHTAGRLLRHHHRRRHSHRHARRVRYIDLHRQCRRGQRRPRDHQRSGDGQRARGRRCRYLRQCIMGWRRSSSRVQLHTQHHRHSRCFAGHAGQRHHCRHRERRRCSRPDPGRSARDQHPGRRHPGSMGLPGQLLHQWRQLLPRWPQYGSRQSGHPVCELDHPFRRCAAD, encoded by the coding sequence ATGGCTGAAATTCACGTAGGCGCTAGCCAAGCATACGCCACCATCCAGGCAGCGATCATCGCGGCGGGGCCGGGTGACACGATCATCGTTCACCAGGGCACATATGCTGAGAACATCGTTATCAACAAATCGCTGACGCTCGTCGCGATCGATGGCCCTGCCCTCACCAGCATCGTGGGCAGCGACACCGGCGGCAACACGGTACGCATCGCTAATGGCACCAGCGATGTAGTGATCGGCGGGCCGGGACAGGGCTTCACCATTGTCGGCACTCCGGCAGCCAATGACGGTCTTGAAACCGCAGCGGTCTATCTCACCGGTGATGTCGACAACGTCGAAATCCGCAACAACACTGTCATCGCCAACGGCGAAGCGGCAATCATTTCTGAATGGCAGTTTGGCGTGACCAATATCACCGTTGATGGCAATACCATCGGCGGCAACACCTATGGTGGCGCCGCGCCTCTGCCGGTCGGCGATACCGTGAGCTCGACCAATCCTGGCGGCTTCGACACCAGCCCGAACCAATGGAACTCGGAGAATGTCGCCCGCCAGCTCGTGACCCTGGGCCAAGGCTATACCGGTGGCACCAACGCTAACAACGCCGGCGACAACATCGTCTTCACTAACAACATCATCACTGGCAGCAGCGGTGTCGGCGGCGTCGGCACGGGCCTGATCAACATCGAAGCCGACAATTCCACCGTTTCCGGCAACATCTTCGACAGCGCCAGCTCGACCGGTTCGTTCGAACTCCGGGTTCGCGGCGAGGATAGCGACGTCACCAACAACCAGATGCAGGGTCAGAAGACGGTCCTCGTCACGACCAAGGCCGACGACGTTTCCGGCAACACGTCCAGCGGCGATCCGGTCGGCGTGGTCTATTTCGGCACTGAGGGTGACGACACGTTTATCGGCGGTGAAGGCAACGACAGGTTCGAGGGCATGTCAGGTTCGGACACCGTAGATTATAGCGCGACGACAGGCGGCGTCATTGTCACGGCCAACACTGCGTTCGGGCTTCTGGACAACATCGGTACTGATGAGCTTTCCAGCATCGAGAACGTTATCGGCGGCTCGGGCAATGACACCTTTGTTGGCGAGAACGGCGTATCTAACACCTTTGTCGGCGGCGCCGGCAATGACCTGTTCAACGCCGGCACCGGCGCTGGCGTCGATCGCTTCATCTATGAGACTGCGCTCGCTGACGATGGCATCGCCACCAAGGGAACCAACCGCCTGTCCGTGGACGGCGGGGCCGAAGGCGTCGACGATCTGCGCAATGTCGATGAAATCGAGTTTGCCGACGGCAAGGTGATCACGGTCGTCAACAACAATGCGGCCGTCTACACCCAGGCCGACAGCCTCAACGTGGCCGATACCGACGGCACCGACGCCGGTACGGTCATCAACGGTTCGGGCCTGCTGATCAACGACATCAATATCGATGAGAGTATCAGCACCGGCGACCAGAAGGCCGTAGTGGAGCAGACCATCGATGGCACCTACGGCACGCTGCAGCTGTTTGCCGACGGCACATACACCTACACGCTCAAGGCATCGGTGGACGGCCTCTCGGCTGACGCCAGCGAGACCTTCAACTACAACGTCACCGACGGCACCAATGTCACACCGTCGTCGCTGACCATTAACATAACGAGTGCGAACGATGCCCCCGTGATCACCAATGGTCCGGTGACGGGCGGCGTGTTCGAGGCCGGCGATGCCGATACCTTCGCGAACGCGGCCTTGGGCGTCGGTGCCGATGCCAATTACGTGCCGACTGCGGCCAATGCCACAGCGATTAATACTGCTCTGTTCGGCCTGATTGGTGACCAAAACACCGCGGGCAATCCGGTGAAGCCAGTCGTTGACGCGATCGAAGCCGATCTGCTCGCCCGCGGCGGCACCCGTGCTGATGCCATCCTGGCAGTATGGGACTATCTCGACAACTTCTACACCGCCAACCTGCCCGGCAACTACGATCACGTGGGGCACAACACCGCGACGATCCGGCTGGGCCTCGAATACATCCTGTATCTGAAGGACGGCAATGCGCCGCTGACCGGCGTCATCGTCAAATACACCGAAAACGGCAGCGGCGACGTGACCCGCGAACAATCCCTGCACGACAATCTGCTGGGCAATATCAACGCGGCCGGGCTCGCCGATCGCTTCTCCGGCGACCATTTTGATCCCACGGGGGTCACGCCCCCAACTGGCATCTATGCCGATATCTTCGCCGTCATGGGTGCCGATACCGCGGCGCTGCTCGCCCGCCCCTGGATCAGCGGCAATATTCCGGGCAATGCCCAGGACATCGCCGATGCCGCGCTTGCTGATATCAATCTTGGCCTGGTGCCGGTCTCCGCCGGTCAACTCACCGCCACCGATGCCGATCATGACGATCTGAACTGGTCCATTCTTGCCGACCCGCTCGATCCCGATAGCGACACTGGCCATCTCGATGGCCAGTATGGCACGCTGCATGTCGATGCCGACGGCAAATGGCGCTATGTGCTCGACAATGCCAGGCTGGCAACCCAATCCTTGGGCGAAGGCGACCACGGCGACCCCGAAGTGTTCACCGTCCAGGTGGACGATGGCAATGGCGGCACCGCAACAACCACCATCACCATCAACGTGACCGGCTCCAACGATGCGCCGGTGATTGATGCTGCGGTGGATGGTGCCGTGTTCTCGGCGGTGGAAGACACCGCCATTGTCGACACCGACCCGGCTTCGGTCGCCAATATCCTGGCCAATGCCATCAGCGACATCGACGGCGACGCGGTCACCGTCACTCTGACCCTGACCTATGGTCCCTGGTCGGGTGGCGACACCCCCGATCCCGAGACCATCACCATCGCACCCGGCGATGCCTTCTCCCTACACACCGCCGGCCGACTACTTCGGCACCATCACCGTAGGCGTCACAGCCACCGACACGCACGGCGCGTCCGATACATCGACCTTCACCGTCAATGTCGCCGCGGTCAACGACGCCCCCGTGATCACCAACGGTCCGGTGACGGGCAGCGTGCTCGAGGCCGGCGATGCCGATACCTTCGTCAATGCATCATGGGATGGCGCCGCAGTTCGTCCCGAGTCCAACTACACACCCAGCACCACCGTCATAGCCGATGCTTTGCTGGCCATGCTGGGCAGCGACACCACTGCCGGCACCGAGAGCGTCGCCGATGTTCTCGACCTGATCCAGGCCGATCTGCCCGCGACCAGCACCCGGGCCGACGCCATCCTGGCAGTATGGGACTACCTGGACAGCTTCTACACCAGTGGCGACAACTACTACCACGTTGGCCACAATACGGCAGCCGTCAATCTGGCCATCCAGTATGTGAACTGGATCACCCTTTCCGACGGTGCGCCGCTGACTGA